One segment of Cardiocondyla obscurior isolate alpha-2009 linkage group LG15, Cobs3.1, whole genome shotgun sequence DNA contains the following:
- the LOC139108708 gene encoding uncharacterized protein, whose amino-acid sequence MPVNGVRVLPDIPKSSVLGGDNFVKKMIEAYEMKARWSNENNRISVEKSTSSPAICNASGSQCRSSFKKIPKIASRHGMHEIEDDGVKWSSENDGAEILEVWLGSSPKINMYSSVDELSTDVQCSTSRRNKMWKLIRKNQKQDKTKNELMICSSPLEKNKYLDTEDSFDDVSTSSYDSSSSNSNSYKKLQDDLYSFDNDQQTLPYEDRPIEMALTEKLSQNKPLQKFKSAFTTKWMHCKKAWKKSTEKSSDRNSESQFVFSFPSSQKSWRPGPTFETFGYKKSGCFNVKACSKDSHMVLTEVPREEFASGFGFSDSVPWKTRRDTAGPSKENHANVESSRLKDPCGYPTLVKHPCLTRNGIFKHPFVPGTKLD is encoded by the coding sequence ATGCCTGTTAACGGGGTTCGTGTGTTACCGGACATACCGAAGTCGTCGGTTCTCGGCGGCGACAACTTTGTCAAAAAAATGATCGAAGCCTACGAGATGAAGGCAAGATGGTCCAACGAGAATAATCGGATAAGTGTGGAGAAGTCTACTTCGAGTCCTGCGATATGCAACGCGTCCGGCTCACAATGTCGCAGCAGCTTCAAGAAAATACCCAAGATCGCGTCTCGGCACGGAATGCACGAAATTGAAGACGACGGCGTCAAGTGGTCTTCGGAAAATGACGGAGCCGAAATTTTGGAAGTCTGGCTGGGATCTTCTCCCAAGATCAATATGTACAGCTCCGTAGACGAACTGTCGACGGATGTGCAATGCAGTACCtcgcgaagaaataaaatgtggaAGCTAATAAGGAAGAATCAAAAGCAAGATAAAACGAAGAATGAATTAATGATTTGCTCAAGTCCTTTggagaaaaacaaatatttggACACCGAAGATTCTTTCGACGACGTTTCAACAAGCTCCTACGACTCTAGCTCGAGCAATAGCAACAGCTACAAAAAGCTACAAGACGACTTGTACAGCTTCGATAACGACCAGCAAACTTTGCCGTACGAGGATCGGCCAATTGAGATGGCTCTAACCGAGAAGCTGTCTCAAAATAAACCGCTGCAAAAATTCAAGTCTGCGTTTACCACGAAATGGATGCACTGCAAGAAGGCCTGGAAAAAATCAACCGAGAAATCAAGCGATCGTAATTCCGAGTCGCAATTTGTATTTTCGTTCCCTTCCTCGCAAAAATCCTGGCGTCCCGGGCCGACTTTTGAGACTTTCGGTTACAAGAAAAGCGGCTGCTTTAACGTCAAAGCTTGTTCGAAGGACTCTCACATGGTTTTGACTGAAGTGCCCCGCGAAGAGTTCGCGAGTGGTTTCGGATTCTCGGATTCCGTTCCGTGGAAAACTCGGCGTGACACGGCCGGCCCGTCGAAAGAAAATCACGCGAACGTTGAATCTTCGAGGTTAAAAGACCCCTGCGGGTACCCGACTCTCGTCAAGCACCCTTGCCTCACGCGGAACGGGATCTTCAAACACCCTTTCGTCCCGGGGACAAAGCTGGATTAA